In Legionella beliardensis, the following are encoded in one genomic region:
- the dnaJ gene encoding molecular chaperone DnaJ, protein MDQRDYYEVLGVDRGADENAIKKAYRKLAMKYHPDRNPNNTEAEEKFKEIQNAYAVLSDSQKRAMYDQYGHAGVNAAGGGGFGGFGGFEEVFGDIFENIFSGGRTRQSRAHRGSDLQFNVQLTLEEAAVGKQIEINVPRHTTCQTCSGSGSKPGSSPKNCETCNGVGQVRIQQGFFSIQQTCPTCHGEGKVITDPCSGCHGQGRVRESKKLTVKIPAGVDNGDRVRLSGEGEAGVHGGGSGDLYVQITIKAHSIFERHENDLHCDVPISFGTAALGGSIEVPTLEGRVTLKIPSETQTGKVFRLRGKGMKSVRGHAPGDLLCRVVVETPVNLSREQKELLSKLQESLESSKKTHSPRSSTWFDGVKKFFEDMKF, encoded by the coding sequence ATGGACCAACGGGATTATTATGAGGTTCTTGGCGTTGATCGAGGCGCTGATGAGAATGCAATAAAAAAAGCTTATCGTAAATTAGCGATGAAATATCATCCGGATCGTAATCCCAATAATACAGAAGCTGAAGAGAAATTTAAAGAAATTCAAAATGCTTACGCGGTTCTCTCTGACTCCCAGAAACGAGCTATGTACGATCAATACGGTCACGCTGGTGTAAATGCAGCTGGCGGAGGAGGCTTTGGCGGTTTTGGTGGCTTTGAGGAAGTCTTTGGGGATATATTTGAGAATATTTTCTCCGGCGGCCGCACACGTCAGTCGCGGGCTCATCGAGGGTCTGACTTACAATTTAATGTGCAATTAACCTTAGAAGAAGCAGCAGTAGGCAAACAAATAGAAATTAATGTGCCTCGCCATACAACCTGTCAAACATGTAGCGGTTCTGGCTCTAAACCTGGTTCGTCACCTAAAAATTGTGAAACATGTAATGGTGTTGGCCAAGTGCGTATTCAGCAAGGCTTTTTTTCTATTCAACAAACCTGTCCTACTTGTCACGGTGAAGGTAAAGTCATTACTGATCCCTGTTCAGGCTGTCATGGTCAAGGGCGAGTACGAGAAAGTAAAAAGCTAACAGTAAAAATCCCAGCAGGCGTTGATAATGGTGACAGGGTACGTCTAAGCGGTGAAGGAGAGGCTGGAGTGCATGGGGGAGGGTCTGGTGATTTATATGTCCAGATTACTATTAAAGCCCATAGTATTTTTGAGCGTCATGAAAATGATCTACACTGCGATGTTCCTATTAGTTTTGGTACAGCAGCCTTAGGAGGTTCTATCGAAGTGCCTACCTTAGAAGGTCGAGTCACTTTGAAAATCCCCTCAGAAACACAAACCGGCAAGGTATTTCGTTTACGGGGTAAAGGAATGAAATCCGTACGAGGACATGCACCTGGTGATTTATTATGTAGAGTCGTGGTAGAAACACCGGTCAATTTATCTCGTGAGCAAAAAGAGTTATTGTCTAAGTTACAAGAATCATTAGAAAGCAGTAAAAAAACGCATTCGCCACGGTCAAGTACTTGGTTTGATGGGGTAAAAAAATTTTTTGAAGACATGAAATTTTAA